From the genome of Verrucomicrobiia bacterium, one region includes:
- a CDS encoding UPF0236 family protein, producing MEVQETQWRLGRRGRLLRPFCQRARVNPRGRSRRLQRALVDFGAEESFARAAQRVREHYGLDVTATAVRQHTLAHGARISALAVTPPKRAVRTLVTQLDGSLIPIMVPPTHSEDRRCGKQLIWREARLCLARPKDSATPCYGATLGSVTLAGAMWRATAQAAGLGARTHVHGVGDGAAWILTQFQEQFGAQGDYLLDFYHVSEYLAAAATVIHPKNPERWRRRQQSRLLENKVSAVLRALTAHLEPEGVPTAPVRAAYRYLSERRAHLDYAGARTAGLEIGSGEIESGHRHVIQQRLKLAGSWWKETNAEAMLGLRVARANQLWSRYWSTPKLGLN from the coding sequence GTGGAAGTCCAGGAGACGCAATGGCGGCTGGGCCGGCGCGGCCGGTTGTTGCGCCCCTTCTGCCAACGGGCCAGGGTGAATCCGCGCGGCCGTTCGCGGCGGTTGCAACGGGCGCTGGTGGATTTCGGGGCCGAGGAAAGTTTTGCCCGCGCCGCTCAACGCGTGCGGGAACACTACGGGCTGGACGTGACGGCCACAGCGGTGCGCCAGCACACCTTGGCGCACGGGGCGCGGATCAGCGCCTTGGCCGTCACGCCGCCCAAACGCGCGGTCCGCACGCTGGTCACGCAACTGGACGGCAGTCTGATTCCCATCATGGTGCCGCCCACCCACAGCGAAGATCGTCGCTGCGGCAAACAACTCATCTGGCGCGAAGCGCGTTTGTGTCTGGCTCGGCCCAAAGACTCGGCCACGCCCTGCTACGGCGCCACCTTGGGCAGCGTGACGCTGGCTGGCGCGATGTGGCGGGCCACGGCCCAAGCCGCCGGGCTGGGCGCACGCACGCACGTCCATGGGGTGGGCGACGGGGCGGCCTGGATTCTCACCCAGTTCCAGGAACAGTTCGGCGCGCAAGGTGATTACTTGTTGGACTTCTACCACGTGAGCGAATACCTCGCGGCGGCCGCGACGGTGATTCACCCCAAAAATCCCGAACGCTGGCGCCGCCGCCAACAAAGCCGGTTGCTGGAAAACAAGGTGTCGGCCGTGCTGCGGGCGTTGACTGCGCACCTCGAACCCGAAGGCGTGCCGACCGCGCCCGTGCGGGCGGCGTACCGCTACTTGAGCGAACGGCGGGCGCATCTGGACTATGCGGGCGCACGGACGGCGGGACTGGAGATCGGCTCCGGCGAGATTGAAAGCGGCCATCGGCATGTGATTCAACAACGGCTCAAACTGGCGGGCAGTTGGTGGAAGGAAACCAACGCCGAAGCCATGCTAGGCCTACGCGTGGCCCGCGCCAACCAACTCTGGTCGCGCTACTGGTCCACGCCAAAACTCGGCCTCAATTGA
- a CDS encoding PEP-CTERM sorting domain-containing protein, translating to MKKINFMFGGVATGMVACALLCAPRAASAAETVYYIDSALSSITLSGQAFGLNFSPLAAGGDVAFLSGTIKADLNGGVLTFSGGSSIVASLNPAAPFTWPPDSAVNGVQNYGMLGQGTVPGYGFAQISGIYRDIILDINSGTAQDGAAPSGMALGFDSGALDYSILINSNPFQVNQTSSPLNDGNNAANTTASLVSLNGTGLYGDTLYLPISMTTEGSNRGEVWTGVIVATVPEPSTLALVGVGIVGLLTMRGRRSH from the coding sequence ATGAAAAAGATCAACTTCATGTTCGGTGGCGTTGCCACCGGTATGGTGGCTTGCGCGTTACTGTGCGCGCCGCGCGCCGCCTCAGCAGCGGAGACGGTATATTATATCGACAGCGCGTTGAGCAGCATCACCCTCTCAGGACAGGCCTTTGGTTTGAATTTCTCGCCATTGGCCGCAGGTGGCGATGTGGCATTTCTCAGTGGCACGATCAAAGCCGACCTGAATGGCGGCGTGCTGACCTTTAGTGGCGGTAGCAGTATCGTCGCCTCGCTGAATCCAGCCGCGCCGTTCACCTGGCCGCCCGATAGCGCGGTCAATGGAGTCCAAAATTATGGAATGCTCGGGCAGGGGACGGTGCCCGGTTATGGTTTTGCACAGATCTCTGGTATTTATCGCGACATCATACTCGACATCAACAGCGGTACGGCGCAAGACGGAGCGGCGCCTTCGGGAATGGCATTGGGATTTGATTCTGGAGCGCTGGATTACAGCATTTTGATCAACAGCAACCCGTTCCAGGTCAACCAAACCTCATCGCCTTTGAATGATGGCAACAACGCGGCGAACACCACGGCATCGTTGGTGTCGCTGAATGGTACGGGGCTTTATGGCGATACTTTGTATCTGCCGATCTCAATGACCACCGAAGGCTCTAATCGGGGTGAAGTTTGGACTGGCGTGATTGTAGCCACCGTGCCTGAACCCTCGACGCTGGCGTTGGTGGGAGTAGGTATCGTGGGCTTGTTGACGATGCGAGGTCGTCGCAGCCACTAA
- a CDS encoding DHA2 family efflux MFS transporter permease subunit, with amino-acid sequence MRSAQSAPAGPQSTRFMPWIVAVAMFMLQLDGTIVNTAVPTMAASFQVASLSLKSVITSYTIGLAVFIPLSGWVADRFGTRRVFSLAVIVFTLGSLLCGLSLNLPMLVASRIIQGAGAAIMLPVGRIALLLTFPKSEMIRIMNYVIVPALIGPLLGPVTGGLIVHWMPWRMIFLLNLPFGLLGLYLSHRFMPEHRNPSVGRFDFRGFLLFGSGVALLSYVLEIFGKHFLPLPAIGAMLVAALVLMFAYAWHAQLRRNPLLTLNLFRLRTFRISVVGGFVTRLGISGMPFLLPLLYQIGLGYTPWQAGLLTMPQAAAAIGMKLCTQPILARFGHRVILLLNTTLIGLTIMMFSFVKIGTPVWVILSLSFLQGCFSALQFTSMNTLTFADTTDAQTSDASTIASTAQQLSVSIGVAGASLVTGWFLGGIQRSDSHQLIPALHHAFITLGLLTILSSWTFTRLRHNDGDNISNRSQPATGK; translated from the coding sequence ATGAGGTCTGCCCAGTCCGCCCCTGCAGGTCCGCAATCCACTCGCTTCATGCCGTGGATCGTGGCGGTGGCGATGTTCATGCTCCAACTGGACGGCACGATCGTGAACACCGCCGTGCCCACTATGGCCGCCAGTTTTCAGGTCGCGTCCCTCAGCCTCAAATCCGTCATCACCAGCTACACCATTGGGCTGGCCGTGTTCATTCCGCTCAGTGGTTGGGTTGCGGATCGGTTTGGCACCCGGCGCGTTTTTAGTCTGGCCGTCATCGTTTTCACCCTGGGTTCGCTGCTCTGCGGTCTCTCCCTGAATCTGCCCATGCTGGTCGCCTCGCGGATTATCCAGGGCGCCGGCGCGGCCATCATGCTGCCGGTGGGCCGCATTGCGCTGCTCCTCACGTTTCCCAAATCCGAGATGATCCGGATCATGAATTACGTGATCGTGCCGGCGCTGATTGGACCATTGCTGGGCCCGGTCACCGGCGGGCTGATCGTGCATTGGATGCCGTGGCGCATGATCTTTCTGTTGAATCTGCCGTTTGGTCTGCTCGGACTTTATCTATCGCACCGGTTCATGCCGGAACATCGCAATCCCAGCGTCGGACGTTTTGATTTTCGCGGATTTCTGCTGTTCGGGAGCGGCGTCGCTCTGCTTTCGTACGTGTTGGAAATTTTTGGGAAACATTTCCTGCCGCTACCCGCGATCGGGGCCATGCTGGTCGCGGCGTTGGTATTGATGTTTGCCTATGCCTGGCACGCGCAACTGCGGCGCAACCCGCTGCTGACGCTGAATCTGTTTCGCCTGCGCACCTTCCGCATTTCCGTCGTGGGCGGTTTCGTGACGCGCCTCGGCATCAGCGGCATGCCGTTCTTGCTGCCGTTGCTCTACCAAATTGGTTTGGGTTATACGCCGTGGCAGGCCGGCCTGCTGACCATGCCGCAAGCCGCCGCCGCCATCGGCATGAAGCTCTGCACGCAACCGATTCTTGCGCGGTTCGGGCATCGCGTCATCTTGCTGTTGAACACCACGTTGATCGGTCTCACCATCATGATGTTTTCGTTCGTAAAGATCGGCACCCCGGTCTGGGTGATTTTGTCCTTAAGTTTTCTGCAAGGTTGTTTCTCCGCGCTCCAGTTCACCAGCATGAATACCCTGACCTTTGCGGACACCACCGACGCTCAAACCAGCGACGCCAGCACCATCGCCAGTACCGCACAGCAACTCTCCGTCAGCATTGGCGTCGCGGGCGCCTCACTTGTCACCGGCTGGTTTTTAGGCGGCATCCAACGCTCGGATTCGCACCAGCTCATTCCGGCGTTGCATCATGCCTTCATCACGCTGGGACTGCTCACGATCCTGAGTTCCTGGACGTTCACGCGGCTGCGCCACAATGATGGCGACAACATCAGCAATCGAAGCCAGCCAGCTACCGGCAAATAA
- a CDS encoding cation:proton antiporter, which translates to MHTDAFLQDLAVVMIVAGLVTIVFHRFKQPVVLGYIVAGFIIGPHTPPFPLISSEESINTLAEIGVILLMFSLGLEFSLRKLKTVGGTAVIAASLEILGMGWIGYELGRMFGWGNTDSIFLGAMLSMSSTTVIIKVLTEMGRTKDKFAQLIFGILIIEDILGIAMIALLSGIAMTGTLSLGTVGVTLGKLGVFLIVVLVIGLITVPRVMGYVAKFKSNEMLLVSALGLCFGVSLLAAKLGYSVALGAFVIGAVIAESREIHRIETLVEPVRDMFSAVFFVAIGLLIDPQMLAAHWLPVVAITIAVIFCKVIACSSGTFLGGYDRGTSLRVGMSVAQIGEFSFIIASLGVTLAVTSKFLYPIAVAVSVVTTLLTPYLIRSTDGVVNWFDRLAPKSLVNTLELYTRWVGQLGGQRESSLPKAPVRQWIGQMILNAALIAAVFIGAAYIGRRPPAWVSDLELGEDWLKAALWLVATILSLPMLIVTWRKLQAFGLFVAQLKVEESAAGKRTTAIRAVVAQVIPIAGTVILSVYVLMLSSTLLPSFKALLGLLVLAGIIGWLLGRSLIKVYSKAQVALEETFAHPPAPRHEPAPAAASIFREADLDTVAITAGCPAAGKLIRELELRTCTGASIVGIERSGTNLINPGPDEELQVGDQVLLLGLPAQIAAARNYFQTARKT; encoded by the coding sequence ATGCATACAGATGCTTTTCTTCAGGACCTGGCGGTGGTGATGATCGTCGCGGGGCTGGTCACGATTGTTTTTCATCGCTTCAAACAGCCGGTGGTGTTGGGGTATATCGTAGCCGGGTTCATTATTGGCCCGCATACGCCACCCTTTCCGCTCATTTCAAGTGAAGAGAGCATCAATACCCTCGCGGAAATCGGTGTCATTCTGTTGATGTTTTCGCTCGGGCTGGAATTCAGCCTTCGCAAGCTCAAGACGGTCGGCGGAACGGCGGTCATTGCTGCATCGCTGGAAATCCTCGGGATGGGTTGGATCGGGTACGAGCTTGGCCGAATGTTCGGTTGGGGCAATACGGACAGCATCTTTCTCGGCGCAATGCTTTCCATGTCCTCCACCACGGTCATCATCAAGGTGCTGACGGAGATGGGGCGCACCAAGGACAAGTTCGCCCAGTTGATCTTCGGCATCCTGATCATTGAAGACATCCTGGGCATCGCCATGATCGCGTTGCTTTCGGGCATTGCCATGACCGGAACGTTGAGTCTGGGCACAGTGGGAGTAACCCTTGGTAAGCTGGGAGTTTTCCTGATTGTGGTACTGGTCATTGGTTTGATCACCGTGCCGCGCGTGATGGGCTACGTTGCCAAATTCAAGAGCAATGAAATGCTGCTGGTTTCGGCCTTGGGACTTTGCTTTGGGGTTTCGCTGTTGGCGGCGAAACTTGGTTACAGCGTGGCTTTGGGAGCATTTGTCATCGGCGCGGTCATTGCGGAGTCTCGTGAGATTCACCGGATTGAAACGCTGGTCGAACCGGTGCGGGACATGTTCAGCGCGGTATTCTTTGTGGCCATTGGGTTGTTGATTGATCCCCAGATGCTGGCCGCCCATTGGTTGCCGGTCGTGGCCATCACCATCGCGGTGATTTTTTGCAAAGTGATCGCCTGCAGCAGCGGCACCTTTCTTGGCGGCTACGACCGGGGAACTTCATTGCGCGTCGGCATGAGCGTGGCGCAAATTGGCGAATTCTCCTTCATCATCGCTTCGCTGGGCGTCACGTTGGCGGTCACCAGCAAATTTCTGTATCCCATCGCCGTCGCGGTGTCCGTGGTGACCACGCTGCTGACGCCCTACCTGATCCGGAGCACGGATGGCGTGGTTAATTGGTTCGATCGCCTGGCACCCAAATCTTTGGTGAACACGCTGGAGCTGTACACCCGCTGGGTCGGGCAATTGGGCGGTCAACGCGAGTCCAGTCTGCCGAAGGCTCCGGTCCGTCAGTGGATCGGGCAGATGATCTTGAATGCCGCGCTCATTGCGGCGGTATTCATTGGCGCGGCTTACATCGGCCGGCGTCCGCCCGCCTGGGTGAGCGATTTGGAGCTGGGCGAAGATTGGCTTAAAGCCGCTCTTTGGTTGGTCGCCACGATTTTGTCACTGCCGATGCTCATCGTCACGTGGCGCAAACTCCAGGCATTTGGTCTGTTTGTGGCCCAATTGAAGGTTGAGGAATCTGCCGCAGGCAAACGCACCACCGCCATTCGCGCCGTGGTTGCTCAAGTTATTCCGATTGCCGGGACGGTGATTTTGAGCGTGTATGTGCTCATGCTCAGTTCCACGTTGCTACCCAGTTTCAAAGCCCTGCTCGGGCTGTTGGTGTTGGCGGGTATCATCGGTTGGTTGTTGGGGCGCTCCCTCATCAAGGTTTACTCGAAAGCACAAGTCGCCTTGGAAGAAACTTTCGCGCATCCGCCTGCCCCCCGACATGAACCCGCTCCGGCGGCGGCATCCATATTTCGTGAAGCGGACCTGGACACGGTGGCCATTACCGCTGGTTGCCCGGCGGCGGGCAAACTCATTCGCGAACTCGAATTACGCACCTGCACCGGGGCGAGTATTGTCGGCATCGAACGCAGCGGCACCAATCTCATCAATCCCGGGCCGGATGAAGAACTGCAAGTCGGCGATCAAGTATTGCTCCTTGGCCTGCCGGCTCAAATCGCTGCCGCCAGGAACTATTTCCAAACGGCGAGGAAGACCTAG
- the murA gene encoding UDP-N-acetylglucosamine 1-carboxyvinyltransferase gives MDSFLIKGGVPLHGEVEISGAKNAVLPIMAATLLTAEPCVIHRVPQLSDVRFMTQILEWLGATAKRDGDSLYLQAHKIKGQADYDLVRKMRGSICIMGPLLGRLRKAVVSLPGGCVIGARPINLHLKAFAALGAKIRIESGYVEATAKKLVGGPMFLGGRAGSTVLGTANAMMAAVLAEGVTLIESAACEPEVVDLANFLIAMGAQIQGAGSPTITITGVKELHGAEHEVIPDRIEAATFAIAAGATNGEITLKSARAEHLRAVIDKLHEAGVLVERRGANLIARRHGKLKAADVTTLPYSGFPTDAQAQMMALMTLTPGISIITERIFESRFMHVSELGRLGADIEIEGPSAIVKGGKPLSGAPVMASDLRASAALVIAGLAAKGTTQVNRVYHLDRGYEQMDVKLRKLGARIQRIEES, from the coding sequence ATGGACAGTTTTCTCATCAAAGGCGGGGTGCCGTTGCACGGCGAAGTCGAGATTAGCGGGGCGAAGAACGCGGTGCTGCCGATCATGGCGGCCACGCTGCTGACTGCCGAGCCGTGCGTCATTCATCGTGTGCCGCAGCTCAGCGATGTCCGGTTCATGACGCAAATTCTCGAATGGCTCGGGGCCACCGCCAAGCGGGACGGCGACTCGCTTTACCTGCAAGCGCACAAGATCAAAGGCCAGGCCGATTACGATCTCGTGCGGAAGATGCGCGGCTCCATCTGCATCATGGGCCCGTTGTTGGGACGATTGCGGAAGGCGGTGGTTTCGTTGCCCGGCGGTTGCGTCATCGGGGCGCGCCCCATTAATTTGCATTTGAAGGCGTTTGCGGCGTTGGGCGCCAAAATCCGGATTGAAAGCGGTTACGTGGAGGCCACCGCGAAAAAACTGGTGGGCGGACCGATGTTCCTCGGCGGGCGGGCCGGCTCCACGGTTTTAGGAACGGCCAACGCAATGATGGCGGCGGTGCTGGCGGAGGGAGTGACGCTCATCGAAAGCGCGGCGTGTGAGCCGGAGGTGGTTGATCTGGCCAATTTCCTCATCGCCATGGGCGCACAAATTCAGGGCGCGGGCAGTCCCACCATCACCATCACTGGCGTGAAGGAATTGCACGGTGCCGAGCATGAAGTCATCCCGGACCGCATCGAGGCGGCAACCTTTGCCATCGCCGCCGGCGCGACGAATGGCGAGATCACCTTGAAAAGCGCGCGGGCGGAGCATCTGCGCGCGGTGATTGATAAATTGCACGAAGCGGGAGTGCTGGTGGAGCGGCGCGGCGCGAACTTGATTGCGCGCCGCCACGGCAAATTGAAAGCCGCCGACGTGACGACGCTGCCTTACTCCGGTTTCCCGACCGATGCGCAGGCGCAGATGATGGCGTTGATGACGTTGACCCCGGGCATCAGCATCATCACCGAGCGGATTTTTGAATCGCGGTTCATGCACGTAAGCGAACTGGGGCGGCTCGGCGCAGATATCGAGATTGAAGGGCCTAGCGCCATTGTCAAAGGCGGCAAGCCGTTAAGCGGGGCGCCGGTGATGGCGAGTGATTTGCGCGCGTCGGCGGCGCTGGTGATCGCCGGATTGGCCGCGAAAGGCACGACCCAGGTCAACCGCGTGTACCATCTGGATCGCGGTTACGAACAGATGGACGTCAAGTTGCGCAAGCTCGGCGCCCGCATTCAACGCATCGAGGAATCATGA
- a CDS encoding methylated-DNA--[protein]-cysteine S-methyltransferase, translated as MLAAWRRRDPNYDGLFYFGVKTTRIFCRPSCPSRPAQKHLEFFHTDADAKQAGYRACKRCRPELASGQPPAWVAELMRLAAGQPDRNLNARELRQLGLQPERVRRWFQTHFGMSFAEWNRGQRLARALAQIHAGKSLAAVVFDHGYESFSGFRSAFLRVFGQTPKQARAGDHLCVVLLSTPLGPMLAAATATALCQLEFADVRTLRQSRLDLQRRFKLPVVSVENGVLQQTRRELDEYFAGKREIFTVPIAWKGSPFQARVWRELQNLPYGKTTSYTEVARRIGAPQSVRAVARANGTNRLYLLVPCHRVVAKNGALSGYGGGVWRKRMLLNLEQSGRLTP; from the coding sequence ATGCTCGCCGCCTGGCGCCGGCGCGATCCCAACTACGATGGGTTGTTTTATTTTGGCGTCAAAACCACGCGGATTTTCTGTCGCCCATCCTGTCCTTCACGACCCGCCCAAAAGCATCTGGAATTTTTTCACACTGACGCCGACGCCAAACAAGCGGGCTATCGCGCTTGCAAGCGTTGCCGTCCCGAGTTGGCTTCCGGGCAACCGCCCGCCTGGGTCGCAGAATTGATGCGGCTCGCGGCCGGGCAACCCGATCGTAATCTAAACGCCCGCGAGCTGCGTCAATTGGGGCTGCAACCGGAACGCGTGCGGCGCTGGTTTCAAACTCACTTCGGCATGAGTTTCGCCGAGTGGAATCGCGGCCAACGACTCGCGCGGGCGTTGGCGCAAATTCACGCGGGCAAGAGTTTGGCCGCGGTGGTGTTCGATCACGGTTACGAGTCCTTCAGCGGTTTTCGCAGCGCGTTCCTGCGCGTCTTCGGCCAAACCCCCAAGCAGGCCCGTGCCGGCGATCACCTTTGCGTTGTTTTGCTGTCCACACCACTCGGCCCGATGCTGGCGGCGGCCACTGCCACCGCGCTGTGTCAGTTGGAATTTGCGGATGTGCGCACCCTGCGACAGAGCCGCCTCGATCTGCAGCGACGTTTCAAACTCCCCGTGGTCTCCGTCGAGAATGGCGTCTTGCAACAAACCCGGCGCGAGTTGGATGAGTATTTCGCCGGGAAACGAGAAATATTTACCGTTCCCATCGCTTGGAAAGGTTCCCCGTTTCAAGCGCGCGTCTGGCGCGAGCTGCAAAACCTGCCGTACGGTAAAACCACCAGCTACACTGAAGTGGCCCGGCGCATCGGCGCGCCGCAATCCGTGCGTGCGGTGGCTCGCGCCAACGGTACCAATCGCCTTTATCTGCTCGTGCCGTGTCACCGTGTTGTGGCCAAAAACGGCGCGCTCAGCGGTTACGGTGGCGGCGTCTGGCGCAAACGAATGTTGCTAAACCTGGAACAATCGGGACGCCTCACTCCCTGA
- a CDS encoding PTS sugar transporter subunit IIA — translation MSFQILNLEAVAEYLNFTPAEVEQRVKDRVIPFEKRGDRLIFRKGEIDEWASQRIMGFSSDRLVAYHEKSSRRASKLLAHEAILPEMLTAGIIEPHLKSRTKPAVLHDLVTLADQTGKLNDPKLLRGSLEAREDLCSTGMPGGFAVPHLRVQEPYLFETSFLVIGRLVRAIYFGAPDDEPTDLFFLLCCQDDRLHLHTLARLCMVAVKTEVLTQLRNAPDAAAMYDALVAAEQEVLAAQKPA, via the coding sequence ATGTCATTTCAAATCCTCAACCTGGAAGCGGTGGCGGAGTACTTGAATTTTACGCCGGCCGAAGTGGAGCAGCGCGTCAAGGATCGCGTGATCCCGTTCGAGAAACGCGGCGACCGGCTCATCTTCCGCAAGGGCGAAATTGACGAGTGGGCTTCACAACGAATCATGGGATTTTCCAGCGATCGCCTGGTGGCGTATCATGAAAAGTCCAGCCGTCGCGCCAGCAAACTTCTGGCTCATGAAGCGATCCTGCCGGAAATGCTCACCGCCGGAATCATTGAGCCTCATCTGAAATCCCGCACCAAACCCGCGGTGCTGCATGATCTCGTCACCCTGGCCGACCAGACCGGCAAGTTAAACGATCCCAAACTGCTGCGCGGCAGTCTGGAGGCGCGGGAAGATTTATGCTCCACGGGCATGCCGGGCGGTTTTGCCGTGCCGCATTTGCGCGTCCAGGAACCGTATCTGTTTGAAACCTCATTCCTCGTCATTGGCCGACTCGTCCGCGCCATTTATTTCGGCGCACCGGATGATGAGCCGACGGATCTGTTCTTCCTGCTCTGCTGCCAGGACGACCGACTGCATCTGCATACGTTGGCGCGCCTGTGCATGGTCGCGGTCAAAACGGAGGTCCTGACCCAATTACGCAACGCTCCCGATGCCGCCGCGATGTACGACGCTCTCGTGGCCGCAGAACAGGAAGTGTTGGCCGCCCAGAAACCAGCTTGA
- a CDS encoding arabinan endo-1,5-alpha-L-arabinosidase, which yields MKFQCCGPSRWSWPAKAILFGALTVGVTFSAPSQLSGVRLIYPAKSLEESASRGIVTRDPSTIVKCQDEYWVFYTGRGVPSFRSKDLETWTPGPPVFKQAPDWIAQVVPENRQLIYWAPDIIKLGDRYLLYYSASTFGKMTSAIGLASNPTLNPDDPAYHWTDHGWVVRTREGQAGAQYNAIDPAIFQDTDGSLWMVFGSYWSGIKLVQLNPQTGLRLAPDSELYPLAYNESIEAAFLCRHDDFYYLFVNWGSCCQGPKSTYNIRIGRSKTITGPYLDKAGVDLLHNGGSIFLATTNGPLIGPGHASLLEASGRTWFTSDFEGNLLMEGKATLAIMPLRWNADGWPEATVLDAQNHAAAKPEEK from the coding sequence ATGAAATTTCAATGCTGTGGGCCGTCGCGCTGGTCCTGGCCCGCCAAGGCCATTTTGTTCGGAGCGTTGACCGTTGGGGTTACGTTCTCCGCGCCATCCCAACTCAGCGGTGTCCGGCTGATCTACCCAGCCAAGTCGCTCGAGGAGTCGGCTAGTCGGGGGATTGTGACGCGCGATCCTTCCACCATCGTCAAGTGCCAGGACGAGTATTGGGTCTTTTACACCGGTCGAGGCGTCCCCTCATTTCGATCCAAGGATTTGGAAACCTGGACGCCGGGGCCGCCCGTTTTCAAACAAGCCCCCGATTGGATTGCGCAGGTGGTGCCGGAGAACCGTCAACTCATCTATTGGGCGCCCGACATCATCAAGCTGGGTGACCGTTACCTGCTTTACTATTCGGCATCCACGTTTGGCAAAATGACTTCGGCCATTGGACTGGCCAGCAATCCCACCTTGAATCCTGATGATCCCGCGTATCACTGGACGGATCACGGTTGGGTGGTGCGCACGCGCGAAGGTCAGGCCGGAGCGCAATACAACGCGATTGATCCCGCCATTTTTCAAGATACGGACGGAAGCTTGTGGATGGTCTTTGGCTCGTACTGGAGCGGCATCAAACTGGTGCAGCTCAATCCGCAAACCGGTTTGCGCCTGGCGCCGGACTCCGAGTTGTATCCGCTCGCCTACAATGAATCCATCGAAGCCGCCTTTCTGTGCCGGCACGACGACTTTTATTACCTGTTCGTAAACTGGGGCTCGTGTTGCCAGGGACCCAAGAGCACTTACAACATTCGCATTGGCCGGAGCAAAACCATCACCGGGCCGTATCTCGATAAGGCCGGGGTGGATTTGCTCCACAACGGCGGCAGTATATTTCTGGCCACCACCAACGGACCGCTCATCGGCCCCGGTCACGCCAGCCTGTTGGAGGCGTCAGGGCGCACCTGGTTTACCTCGGATTTCGAGGGCAACCTGCTGATGGAAGGCAAAGCCACGCTCGCGATCATGCCGTTGCGCTGGAATGCCGATGGTTGGCCCGAGGCGACCGTCTTGGATGCGCAGAATCACGCGGCGGCCAAGCCCGAGGAGAAATAG